Proteins from a genomic interval of Spea bombifrons isolate aSpeBom1 chromosome 4, aSpeBom1.2.pri, whole genome shotgun sequence:
- the HAPLN3 gene encoding hyaluronan and proteoglycan link protein 3, with product MLCEVAGILLLVNTCYCLPFYNGFFYDHILNNKTGNGEVVHFNGVKLVINTPDDSLFGYRGGNITLPCTFHYEPKLESQRRYRVKWTKLHKDDTKERDVLVAVGLRHRSFGDYKGRVHLRQNVPNEVSLVISDLRLEDYGRYKCEVIDGLEDESGIVELELRGVVFPYQPHHGRYQLNFHDAKKACEEQDSVMASFDQLFKAWEEGLDWCNAGWIMDGTVQYPITLPREPCGGKEMAPGVRTYGERHKHLHKYDVFCFSSALKGRVYYLEHPNKLNFAEAREACQQDGAQIAKVGQLFAAWKFVDLDRCDAGWLDDGSIRYPIAFPRPNCGPPEPGVRSFGFPRRHNKFGVYCYKMN from the exons ATGCTTTGCGAAGTAGCTGGAATTCTTCTGCTAGTCAACACATGTTATTGTCTACCTTTCTACAATGGATTCTTCTATGACCATATCCTGAATAACAAGACAGGCAACGGAGAAG ttgTTCATTTCAATGGAGTGAAGCTTGTAATTAACACGCCTGATGATTCACTTTTTGGTTACCGCGGTGGTAATATTACCCTCCCGTGCACATTCCACTACGAGCCAAAGTTAGAGTCTCAGCGGAGATATCGTGTCAAATGGACTAAATTACACAAAGATGACACAAAAGAAAGAGATGTGCTGGTTGCCGTTGGGTTAAGGCACCGCAGTTTTGGGGATTACAAGGGTCGCGTTCACCTGCGTCAAAATGTTCCTAATGAGGTGTCACTTGTCATCTCCGACCTGCGACTGGAGGACTATGGGAGGTACAAATGTGAGGTTATTGATGGTCTGGAAGATGAAAGTGGGATTGTGGAATTAGAGCTACGCG GAGTGGTCTTTCCTTATCAGCCTCACCATGGAAGATATCAGCTGAACTTTCATGATGCAAAGAAAGCCTGTGAAGAACAAGATTCGGTGATGGCTTCGTTTGACCAGTTGTTTaaggcatgggaggagggtcTTGACTGGTGCAATGCTGGCTGGATAATGGATGGCACTGTCCAGTACCCTATTACTTTACCCCGGGAACCCTGTGGTGGGAAGGAAATGGCTCCAGGAGTCAGAACCTATGGAGAACGTCATAAACACCTACACAAATAtgatgttttttgcttttcttctgcTTTGAAAG gaAGAGTTTATTACCTTGAACATCCCAACAAGTTAAACTTTGCTGAGGCGAGGGAAGCTTGTCAACAAGACGGAGCACAAATTGCGAAGGTTGGACAACTTTTTGCGGCTTGGAAATTCGTTGACCTTGACCGCTGTGATGCCGGCTGGCTAGATGATGGCAGCATCAGATATCCTATCGCTTTTCCCCGTCCTAACTGTGGGCCTCCAGAACCCGGTGTCCGAAGCTTTGGCTTCCCAAGAAGACACAACAAGTTTGGAGTATATTGTTACAAGATGAACTAA